Proteins encoded within one genomic window of Bremerella alba:
- a CDS encoding YqjF family protein, which produces MIDRITPTIRPKQKVRGYQRWRSLLFLHWPVPLEVLRPLVPASLEIDCFEGVAYVGVVPFAMEGVRNARWPEWASINFLETNVRTYVYHGSRPGVYFLSLDAANRLAVWGARQFWGLPYYHATMSLARTGDEIIFETSRPCGKVRHKVSYRIGQALKASQPGSLEHFFLERYLLFLEHRGRLYSGQVHHSPYPAHEVELLDIEDSLVTASGLTIPAEPPAYAHFSPGVDVEIFGLQLVRGEP; this is translated from the coding sequence ATGATCGACCGCATAACGCCAACGATTCGTCCGAAGCAAAAAGTACGAGGGTATCAGCGATGGAGGTCCTTGCTCTTTCTGCATTGGCCGGTTCCCCTGGAAGTCTTACGACCGTTGGTGCCTGCCAGCTTAGAGATCGATTGCTTCGAGGGTGTTGCTTATGTCGGAGTGGTTCCATTCGCGATGGAAGGGGTGCGCAACGCCAGGTGGCCTGAGTGGGCTTCGATCAATTTTTTAGAGACAAACGTCCGCACGTATGTTTATCACGGTAGTCGGCCAGGCGTTTACTTTTTGTCACTCGATGCGGCCAATCGGTTGGCCGTTTGGGGTGCTCGGCAGTTTTGGGGGCTGCCCTATTACCATGCCACGATGAGCCTGGCTCGCACCGGAGATGAAATCATCTTCGAAACCTCGCGTCCCTGTGGCAAAGTGCGGCATAAGGTGAGTTACCGAATTGGTCAGGCTTTGAAAGCTTCACAGCCTGGATCGCTCGAACACTTCTTTCTCGAGCGATACCTGTTGTTTTTGGAGCATCGCGGAAGACTATATTCCGGCCAGGTGCATCACTCCCCCTACCCCGCTCACGAGGTCGAATTATTGGACATCGAGGACTCACTTGTGACTGCTTCGGGTCTTACGATCCCCGCTGAGCCCCCTGCTTATGCGCATTTTTCTCCAG
- a CDS encoding TolB family protein translates to MLRFLPFLVLPVLISLGEEMVQGQQPPRLQDLEAAAQRTLEYSERKPIRWEIAFEVSNGREILVEVVMKGDRQRSRFFLEQATGSTSLLLEIIDTDGFWYVSEKNTRYKCLPYEACFSSASMYGFLARSDVKIYDQEMGSIGEFEKMDGAVAVYRAPLDDQARSMVSAAYEQLLNLMAIAPKPKPGMEEKLKTYHDFLNSGSQVRINTRTGVIEQAGALQHVFHVRSFQKLRVVSPATFDVSDQEWEDRTGSVAGESNDWDNVILIQNDPVWKPGSKDEDGDRDFIMLNLETGTKRRVPFAMGTIGSACFSSDHRFCFVTGWLPYDGTIGVFAIDLETHEHFRLGSEPLLRGLNLSAEISPDDSLLAVLQVDYEAGPLQFRLHLVDVESGDSTQVGQPYDMAYLNWLPDYSGFVLLVREHEGQLKKTTHYICRMDLNGEVTKLCQGTQPQLLRDSGRILFEADDDLWYTCSLEGKDHQKVGDGLPKFGFLSADKEGEQILMMKFGGRDGPRPHIIDVETGDAEPIEVDTGFWAQPRW, encoded by the coding sequence GTGTTGCGTTTTCTTCCTTTTCTCGTGCTACCGGTCCTGATCTCTCTCGGCGAAGAAATGGTCCAAGGTCAGCAGCCCCCTCGGTTGCAAGATCTGGAAGCGGCTGCTCAGCGGACTCTTGAGTATTCTGAGCGTAAGCCAATCCGCTGGGAGATTGCCTTCGAAGTTTCTAATGGTCGTGAAATCCTAGTTGAAGTGGTCATGAAAGGAGATCGGCAAAGATCGAGATTCTTTCTAGAGCAAGCGACAGGCTCAACTTCGCTATTACTTGAGATCATCGACACAGATGGTTTCTGGTACGTCTCCGAGAAGAATACACGCTACAAATGTCTTCCCTACGAAGCCTGCTTTTCCAGTGCTTCCATGTATGGGTTTCTGGCTCGCAGTGACGTAAAGATCTACGACCAGGAGATGGGCTCGATTGGTGAGTTCGAGAAAATGGATGGAGCAGTAGCCGTCTATCGTGCACCCCTCGACGATCAAGCTCGGAGCATGGTTTCCGCCGCATACGAGCAACTGCTCAATCTCATGGCGATTGCCCCTAAACCGAAGCCTGGAATGGAAGAGAAGCTAAAGACCTACCATGATTTCTTAAACAGTGGCTCTCAGGTGCGAATCAACACCCGAACCGGTGTTATTGAACAAGCAGGCGCGCTGCAACATGTCTTTCACGTAAGATCGTTTCAAAAGCTGCGAGTTGTCAGCCCGGCTACGTTTGACGTAAGTGACCAGGAATGGGAAGACCGCACGGGTAGCGTCGCGGGAGAAAGCAATGACTGGGATAACGTCATCCTCATCCAGAACGACCCGGTTTGGAAGCCTGGATCGAAAGACGAAGACGGAGATCGAGATTTCATCATGCTGAATTTGGAAACGGGCACAAAGCGTCGCGTTCCCTTCGCGATGGGCACTATCGGCTCGGCCTGCTTTTCGTCGGATCATCGCTTCTGCTTCGTCACCGGATGGCTACCGTATGACGGAACCATCGGCGTCTTTGCGATTGATCTGGAGACGCACGAGCACTTTCGTCTGGGAAGCGAGCCGCTTCTAAGGGGGTTGAACCTTTCCGCAGAAATTTCACCCGATGATAGCCTTCTGGCCGTGTTGCAAGTCGACTATGAGGCCGGACCGCTTCAGTTTCGTTTGCACTTAGTCGATGTCGAGTCAGGTGACTCAACTCAAGTCGGCCAGCCGTACGACATGGCCTACCTCAACTGGCTGCCCGACTACAGTGGCTTTGTCCTCTTGGTAAGGGAGCACGAGGGGCAGTTAAAAAAAACGACGCATTATATCTGTCGGATGGATCTCAATGGCGAGGTGACCAAGTTGTGCCAAGGTACTCAGCCGCAGCTGCTGAGAGACTCTGGTCGTATCCTATTCGAGGCCGACGATGACCTCTGGTATACGTGCAGTTTAGAAGGGAAAGACCATCAGAAAGTCGGTGACGGATTGCCGAAGTTTGGATTTCTTTCGGCAGATAAAGAGGGTGAGCAGATCCTAATGATGAAATTCGGAGGACGTGACGGACCTCGACCGCATATCATTGATGTGGAAACAGGGGACGCCGAACCGATCGAAGTAGACACCGGGTTCTGGGCGCAGCCGCGTTGGTAG
- a CDS encoding putative metallopeptidase, translating to MKRSSRPKQRKKATPGKNAIAKQARVPARSMGRVQLHKSAGRSGFDFTFAMRVLVNDMIARVPELSHIDLSRVAVAIIQARIESTHGIFASLTPMRFEQGSRFTTRRGRKYSCQSLMDEHGREMLYILSFYLPRFQNMDFSEKMITIFHELWHISPNFDGDIRRHPGRCYAHSSSQKEYDEYMAVLSNKYLMKKPPPKLYAFLEPDFAKLYQQRGGIYGVKIPRPKLIPVPS from the coding sequence GTGAAACGCTCCTCGCGACCTAAGCAGCGAAAGAAGGCGACCCCTGGTAAGAACGCGATAGCGAAGCAAGCTCGTGTTCCAGCAAGATCAATGGGACGTGTGCAACTGCATAAGTCGGCTGGTCGGAGTGGTTTCGATTTCACATTTGCAATGCGGGTGTTGGTCAACGACATGATTGCTCGCGTGCCAGAACTGTCGCACATCGACCTAAGTCGCGTGGCCGTTGCCATTATTCAGGCGCGTATTGAATCGACTCATGGCATTTTCGCGTCGCTAACACCCATGCGATTCGAACAGGGATCTCGCTTCACCACGCGTCGCGGTCGCAAGTATTCCTGCCAATCGCTGATGGATGAGCACGGGCGTGAGATGCTCTACATTCTTAGCTTTTACTTGCCGCGTTTTCAAAACATGGATTTCTCGGAAAAGATGATCACCATCTTTCACGAGTTATGGCACATTAGTCCTAACTTTGACGGTGACATCCGACGTCATCCGGGCCGCTGTTATGCCCATTCGTCGAGTCAAAAAGAATACGACGAATACATGGCCGTCTTATCGAACAAGTATCTGATGAAGAAGCCGCCGCCTAAGTTGTACGCGTTTCTAGAGCCTGATTTTGCCAAGTTGTATCAGCAGCGCGGCGGTATTTACGGGGTTAAGATTCCTCGGCCGAAATTGATTCCGGTACCGAGTTAG